The window aaaagtatttatgatctttgaatatgacataagttgttccactatcaattacacaaatatcttcatgattggtctttgatccaaacataatttgaggattatccatattcttcaaaatgataaaaacaaaataaatatgatagtaaacatcattttcaaagcataacttttatttagtacaacaattatataaccatactatctactacaaataacaaaaattaaaatatttacacttctacagattcactaccgatcacatgacttatTTCTCCTTCTAGAAGTGCaaaataatcagctacatccaaatgcatgaagtctaaattatcttcagaaataaattttgcttcaacatttttctttgtcttcttcagggaggcttgatacagctcaaccaggtgctttggcgtacgacatgtacgtgaccagtgctcttttcctccacatctatagcatgcattttctgactttgctgcttgcaccacttcatgcttttgttccctCCTTTTCCACTGCTAGtagtgaggagggttctttggtgcattgttattaccacgattagagtttcttcctcgaccacgaccatgaccacgactggggccacgtcctcttccactcttagcttggtggaagttcatcTCATTCGCTTCATGGAACAGACAAGAACTAGTAGGtcgactttcatgatttttcattaatagcccattatgttgctcggctacaagaagatgtgagataaattcagaatactttttgaatcccatctatcgatattgctgctgcaggagcatattcgaggcatgaaaagtggtgaaagttttctccaacatatcatgatcagtaatattatcaccacatagttttaattgggaaataattttgaacatagcagaattatactcactgatagatttaaaatcttgtagccttagatgagtccaatcataacgtgcctgtggaagaacgaccatcttcaggtggtcatatctatcttttaaattattccacagtatgactggatctttaacagtaagatattccattttcaggccctcatcaaggtgatggcgtatgaatatcattgttttggcacggtcttggtttgatgcatgatttttatctttgatggtgtctgccagacccatcgcatcaagatgaatttcagcatcaaacacccaagacatgtagagtctcgtgctgataacgtgttataaaataaagatagtatagtaaagacaagtatagagagaaactgatatattattcaaacttcaaacttatgtacatcatgaactgaattctcctctatttatagaagaaaggaagctgctgctGCTGCAAGCTGCTACTCTAAGctgttgtgccagatatagataatcttctaccatgggtaatatttatccataacagagTGCCAAAAGGATAAgtttcttcaggaggcttattttcaatgaagtactaaatagataaacatatttacagcagagtctcatatggataagtttcttcaggaagTTTATTTACATCGGATTAATAAATGAACatgcataatataatatatttataatagaTAGAAATATGATTTTCAGTTGTCCAAACATGTGTTACAGCTTGAATGGgagccaaaacttccaaattagAATTCGGATAATCTCATCCGCAGACACTTTTTTCTAATCTTTTCCGAAGTTCAGGTCATCGATCCATGACACTACCTTAAAACGAATAATAGATACCCACGTGTACTTCTAAAGCTACGCATCCTCTATCAACCGTCGATCTCATTTTCAAGTACTTCGCCAATCAACGATTTTAATCATTCCAGCTCATCAATCCATGCCACTCTCTATTTTCCAATCACAACAAACACCAACAATCTATAAATACGAAACGCtcatttcacattttcttcatCGCATTACATTTTGCTTCTCTACAACTAATCTCTAAACTTTACTCTCCCTCTTTAGAAATTTCAATGGCTCCTAAGGCAGAGAAGAAGCCCGCCGAGAAGAAGCCGGCCGAGGAGAAAGCTCCGGCGGAGAAGAAGCCAAAGGCCGGAAAGAAGCTACCGGCGAAGGACGGCGCCAGTGGTGCagacaagaagaaaaagaaggctAAAAAGAGTGTTGAAACCTACAAGATCTACATCTTTAAGGTGCTCAAGCAAGTTCATCCAGATATCGGGATCTCGAGCAAGGCTATGGGAATTATGAACAGTTTTATCaatgatatttttgagaaattgGCCCAGGAATCTTCTAGACTTGCGAGGTATAATAAGAAGCCGACTATTACTTCCAGGGAAATTCAGACCGCGGTCAGATTGGTGCTGCCCGGTGAGTTGGCTAAGCATGCTGTTTCTGAAGGAACCAAGGCTGTGACTAAGTTTACGAGCTCATAAGTTTTTAGGTCATGTgggaaaatttgggaatttagggcTATTTGGGGAATTAGGCTTAGGATTATCTGGTAAATTTGGGAAACTagttttccttctttcttttgatttatgATTTCTATATTGTAACTAAACTGCTGTTGCTAAGTGAATGAACAAATCTACTGTTTGGATATTGCTTGTTACATCATTGCTAATTATTGGCTGTCAATTGAAATGCATTTCTAAATCATTTATTATTAGTTTGTAAGTTTTGTTTGTTCACGAGTGACATGCATTGGTGTATTATGGTTAAGATATTGGTATTGTATGTACTACTCACGTTAACTTTCAAGTTAGAGTAAATGTGTTCCTTTCTTTCTTGTGAGAAGATGATGTTCACGTTAGGTTTGTGAGAAGATGATGAAAGGGAGTATTGAATTGGTCCTCCAAATGTGGCGAAACTGATGTTATTTCTGTATGCGTCTAGACTATGTAATGGTTCTCTGTTCTGAAAATACGTCGTGCAACTTGTGTTACTGCTTTGCCCTTAACACCTCATGTGTTGACAAATGACTAATCTTCAATAGCTTCCCATGATTATACATGATTACATGTGTAAGGAGGGGAAAAAAATTTACTATGGATTTATTAGTTAGGCAGGACAAGAGTCAcctcaagagcaaggtggggagttcttggagggagggagccgatagtctatcggaaatagcttggggtaggggtaaggtctgcgtacacactaatCTCCCCAggccccactagtgagattatactgggttgttgttgtagtatGCTTGTAAAATTTCTTGACTATATGCAGTCGCCATCATAAAATTAAATGCTTCTGTTCATCCTTATTCTTCAGCTAATTTGACATATTTTATTGCTGCCAAAATAAGATTTAATTTGAGCTGAAAAGTTGGATTACTATCTCTAATGCCTTTATTGTATATGTGTTTGTCCACCAAAAGatacaaaaagaagaaaacaaaagaagaaatataACTACATCAGAATGTTAGAGCAACTAGTTGATCGTGCATAGATGTTTATTTAGTTTAGTTTGATTTATATTACTTGTACATGGAACTGAATGAGTATCTGATATTTGACATTGTTTCTGTCATCGTGTTTCAATTTTAATTATCAAACTGGTTTCATTTCCTAGTGTCAATGATTCGGCTGATCTCATATCTACAGATACAAGCTTGTTgttgctgcctcagatcctaagAAAATTGCATCCCCCACCATTGCAAATATTCAGGTTCTAGTTCACCTTCTGGTTCTaaattgaagaaatttgacttACTATGAATGTTTAagttgatgttttttctattgaCATTGACCTTTCTTAATGGCCTAAAAATTGACATTATTGATCGCTAAAATTTATCGCCCCTTTTTGCTATCAATTGTGGTCACTTTTTCTTATATGTTTATAGGAACTACTGCTTTGCTTTAACGTTATTAGCGCTATTGATAGAATTTTACACCAGAGACGAGGTGGTTGAGGAGGGATTCTTTTTCCCAGAGGGGTTGCAGGTAGCAACGGTTTTAATTCATAGCCCCTGGTTCACTTAACCTTGGGGATATTGTTAGTGATGACAAACTCACTATCACTGGCTCATCACTctagaagaagagaagaaatgaGCTATGCCTTAATTATATCGATTCTGATATGGGTGGACATTCTATATATGATCTCTTGCTCTCTAAGCACTATGGAAACAATTTGTTATGACATACTTGCTATATCTGGCTCATCGCTCCAGAAAGGAAGTATGAAGCTATCCCTCGATAATGGGCATTTGATCCGCACTGGATGTCCTACCTGCTATATGTTGCCACCCAAGCACTACTAAAACACATTTAGAAGTCCAAATTATGCCTATAGTAACTATACTGTATTATATGGTTACTAATATATAAACATGGTCCATGTTGATGTCAACTTAGCTAGGGGTTGGGTTGCTAGTACTCTCTGTTTTGCTGTGGGATGCAGCAGTAGCAAATGAAATccaatatatataaagaaaattggTACGGAACGCAACAACAAAGGGTCCATAGCTCAGTGGTAGAGCATTTGACTGCAGATCAAGAGGTCCCCGGTTGGGCCCTTAAATTTTTGCCGTTTCGTCCCTTTTATTATCACATCGGCGTTTTTTATGTTTGAACAAATACATCTATCATGTTCATACAGAATTATGAACGACGAGGATATAAGAAAACAAAGGAAATCGAATACGTAATCAACTCATATTATGTGAGCGACCATTCAGAACACCAAAAAGCACAATGCATGTAGTTTTTCTATTTCAGGTCAAGAGCAAAATTAGATAAAATGTTTATTCCACCAGCACTTTTCCTCCGGAAATTTTGGTTGCTTTTCTTTTGGGAGGGTCAAAATACATTATTCAGTAATAAAATCGGGTCAAAAATCATTATTAAGTAACGAAAACCAAAAATAGCATTTAAAAATGGCGTCGCCCGGGTTCGAACCGGAGACCTTCAGTGTGTTAGACTAACGTGATAAGCAACTACACCACGACACCTTTATTCTTTGCACCTCCCAATATTTAACTGAACAACAATTCGAACTGAACCAGAAAAGGAGTAGTTAAAAATTTCGTCTGGAGTCAGTAAAAGAGAGGCCTTTTCTTCTCTTCCCTCAAACCATAGCCTTTCCTCTTTCTCCTTCAATTTCTACTCTCTTTCCCAAAATACAGACAAACAGAGACGTAAATACATAAAAGTACAAAATGGCAGAGGCATCTTTGAACATGAGCTTAGACGATCTCATCAAGAAGAAAAAAACCGGTACCGGAGGTAAACCTCGCGGCAGAGGTCGTGGCGGCGCCTCCGGTCCTGGTCCTGCTCGCCGATTCCCAATCGTTCAGCTAACTGAGCTGCACCTTATTCCACCGCCAAGGTCgaattttttaaagatttaattGAAATTTTTTGGTTTTCCGGTTCCATACCTTCCTTCAAATTTCTCGTCTGCATAGAGAAATATTTTTACGGATTTTGATTCTTCTTCGTTCGTGTGGATAAATTATTGTAATCTGATGGAAAGTTGGTGGCGGTTCAGGCTCCTGAGGCGGCGTGGAATCATTCTATATTCGCGGCGGCAGATCAAGCTTTCCCCTTTGGACAAGCCGGTGGTGGTCTGGCGGCGTCTTCCATATCGACTGGGACAAAGCTCTACATCTCCAATCTCGATTACGGCGTCTCAAATGAGGATATCAAGGTGGCTCTTTTCCCCCTCTCTAGCTCGTTGTTGTTTTTTAATTATGTTCTTTGTTTGGAGATTTGTAGTGATGAGTATTTTGGGATTGATGCATACTAGTTAATTTTGATGTCCTTTATGTGgattcttttgatttttaaaTTGCACAGTTAAATATCTCTTGAGCTTTAGTCAAAGTTTTGACCTTTCGTTTGCAACTGTTtgcttgtattcattatttatgATGCAATTATTCTTGGGAGAATAGTAAGACGAGAAAAAAGGAGATGAAATGATATTGTTGTTAATCAAGTGAGGAGGTAAATAAGCCAAAAAGGAGTACTACAAGTTTaagtcaaaaaggagatcatgaAACTACTGGAGATGTAGCTGAGGATAGAGTTATCTGTTAGGCTTTGACTAGGTTAAGAAAGACATTGAATTGAAAGTGGCCATACTCTCACAGACTAGATTGAGCTGTCTGTATATTTGCTAACTCTTCTGCCGGTAACGATGCTTGTTCGAATGGAATTTGTAGTTTGTGCTTGGATTGGTTTATGCAGAAGAGATTTATAATTTTTGGAAGTAGTGTTTGCAATCTCTTTGGAGGTTTATTGATCGGCCACCAATTTTAGCTTGTAAAGATGTATGTGCTGAATTGCAGGAGCTCTTCTCAGAAGCTGGTGACCTGAAACGCTATGCTATACATTATGATAGGAGCGGGAGATCAAAGGTATTTTAGTAACCTTAGACTATGCACTTTAAAGGAAAACAGTGTGGTTTGGCTGAGACTAATGGAACTGCTTCTTCAGGGAACGACAGAGGTGGTCTTCTCACGTAGACAAGATGCACTAGCTGCCGTTAAAAGGTACAACAACGTTCAGCTTGATGGGAAGCCAATGAAGATTGAAATTGTTGGGACCAACATTGCCACTCCCGCTTCCCCTGCTTTCAATGGTACTTTTGGTTTTGGAGATGTTAATGGAGGTCCCAGAAGGTATGATCTGTTATTCACCCAGATGTTAAATTGGTTTAATTTTTTCTTTAGACTATGCACTTTAAAGGAAAACAGTGTGGTTTGGCTGAGACTAATGGAACTGCTTCTTCAGGGAACGGCAGAGGTGGTCTTCTCACGTAGACAAGATGCACTAGCTGCCGTTAAAAGGTACAACAACGTTCAGCTTGATGGGAAGCCAATGAAGATTGAAATTGTTGGGACCAACATTGCCACTCCCGCTCCCCCTGTTTTCAATGGTACTTTTGGTTTTGGAGATGCTAATGGAGGTCCCAGAAGGTATGATCTGTTATTCACCCAGATGTTGTTAAATtggtttaattttttctttttgagcttTTCTATTCAGCTCTTTGATGATAAATGAAAATAGGCTTTGATAAGATTGAAACTCTAACTGAGTGCTGGTTGCATCACGTGTGGAGATTCCTTTTATGCACTTGCGGGCCTCTTCACCCACTCCTAGAAAGGTCATGGAagaagtatatatattttattgtggaaggcattttgttattttttccgGGTGCTACTTCTAGCAGCAAGTTTTAGAACGGTTTGACAAGACCGGTAACTGTAGTTCACCGGTAGAGAAATTCATGCATATATGAACAAAGTGGAGAAATTAGCTAGTTTTGTCTGAGTCAACTTCAGTTGAAGTGAAACAAGACAATGAATTAGGGAAAATTGATTAATGGGAGGTCAGTGTTAGAGACTTAAATAGGAGTTAATCTTCTGGGTAGATCATACAGAGGTATTTTATCGAAACAACTATCACGCAAAGTTATCGGGGAATGTACGCTTTGTTTGGCTGCAGGAAAGAAGAAAATTGAGTAAAAGTGGGAGTTAGTAAGCCTTTTTAGCAAACCTTTCAAGGTTTAGACAAGAATATGGGGACAACAGTTATTTCGAGGAGAAAATTTATGGACCCAAGAGAATACATTGTCTCGTTATGTCTTTCCTCTATATTGCATACCAGGCATGCTGTcttccttttctttcctttcgCTTCTTGGGATTTTAAACCAAGCATTATGGGAAGTTAGTTAAGTAATTCAAGAAAATTTGCATTTAACCAAATACGTAGTTTTGAGGGCATGAAGtagattttgatgatttgagataGAAACTGAACTAATGGAGAATCATTTCATACTTATTGGGATTTCTATCATAAATATCAAGATTTTTTTCTGTAAACTCATACTAAGACTTATTCTTTTAGTTCGTTACTTCATTAGCTTCCCTGTGTTAGCTTTGATGTCTTTAGTATATTGAGTATTGGAAGTATTCTTTTTTTAATTGGATATCCCCATAAGGGACAGTCTTGGAAGTATTTGACAGGTGTTTAAATTGGTAAGTCCTTTTTTTAATTAGCACAATCAATAAATTAAATGTTCGGCCCCTTGAAGCGTGAGATTGTGTTGAGTACCTTGCCTTTCCTGAGGAATGTAGAGGTACGTAATTGTTAATTAGATGAATGTTGTTACCCAAACAAAGTCATCATGCAACACCGAAGTTGGTGAAGAATTGAAATTGTTGCACTGGAGAGCATAATTTCCTTGAAGTGAGGTTACAAAAGATTAATTAGGGTTAGTGTTGGAGGCTTGCTATGCCTAGGGGCCAATATGATGGCTTTGGTTTGGAAAACTTAAGAGTTCCCCTCTGTGGTTTAGACTCCACCTCTTTCCTTACTTGATTAAATGAATCACATGCTGACAACTATTTAGTACTTACTCAGCTGATTGGATGATCAGATGGCAGCTCATTGTAAGTGAATTTAGCTTCAATGACGAAAAAATATTTCTGAATAGGTTGATCTCTAGTTTTAGAATTGTTTGTTTTAAATCTTTAATGGAGTTTTTCATTTGGTTTCTTCCTCTCTTTTGATGCTGTTTAACGTAGATGTATTAATAATTGGACAATGAAGATTTAGAATTAGTTTCTGTTCTTGTGTGGTAAAACAGTGGTCAAGCAAGACGTGGTGGCTTTGGGAGGTCACGGGGTGGTAGAGGACGCGGTCGCGGATTTCGAGGAGGCAGCAGAGGACGGGGAAGAGGAGATCGTGGAGAAAAGGTATCTGCAGAAGATCTAGATGCTGATCTGATGAAGTATCATTCAGAATCAATGCAGACAAACTGATGGGTCCGGTAGCAATGTTTGCCTCTACATCCAGTGCTTAGTGGAGCCAGACTTTCTGTACTTTAGTGTTCTTCTCTTTTCAAGTTGCAAGAAAGAAAGTACTTAAAGGAAGATTTGAACATTTGCTGTATGGGAATTGAGCTTCTTCTTTATTTGTTCCCTTGATTTGGATTTGTGCTTGGGTGGAGTGATTTGTGTATTCTACCAACTCTTTAGTTTAATTAAGAGGTGGACGATTAGAGTGGAAATGCTTATCCTTGCCCATCCCACGACAAAGCTTTGCCTCGAAGGTGGCAGACGCCAGCTGAAGGTGGTGGCCGCCCTGTGTCCTGAAGTCCTGCAAGTGCTTCTTGTAGTCAATAATTTGGGCGTCAATTGTGAGGTAGTTTTTGTCACTTTGTTCTTGTCCACTGGTTTCACAATTGCAGTCCTTGTGCACTTTGCAGTTTTGCTGTAAGAGTGGGCTTAATTTTATCGATGTTGATAATGACTTCTACAAACTGTTG is drawn from Nicotiana tabacum cultivar K326 chromosome 9, ASM71507v2, whole genome shotgun sequence and contains these coding sequences:
- the LOC107777582 gene encoding histone H2B.3, with amino-acid sequence MAPKAEKKPAEKKPAEEKAPAEKKPKAGKKLPAKDGASGADKKKKKAKKSVETYKIYIFKVLKQVHPDIGISSKAMGIMNSFINDIFEKLAQESSRLARYNKKPTITSREIQTAVRLVLPGELAKHAVSEGTKAVTKFTSS
- the LOC107777581 gene encoding LOW QUALITY PROTEIN: THO complex subunit 4A-like (The sequence of the model RefSeq protein was modified relative to this genomic sequence to represent the inferred CDS: inserted 1 base in 1 codon; substituted 1 base at 1 genomic stop codon), translating into MAEASLNMSLDDLIKKKKTGTGGKPRGRGRGGASGPGPARRXPNRSANXAAPYSTAKAPEAAWNHSIFAAADQAFPFGQAGGGLAASSISTGTKLYISNLDYGVSNEDIKELFSEAGDLKRYAIHYDRSGRSKGTAEVVFSRRQDALAAVKRYNNVQLDGKPMKIEIVGTNIATPAPPVFNGTFGFGDANGGPRSGQARRGGFGRSRGGRGRGRGFRGGSRGRGRGDRGEKVSAEDLDADLMKYHSESMQTN